One genomic window of Denticeps clupeoides chromosome 14, fDenClu1.1, whole genome shotgun sequence includes the following:
- the LOC114803092 gene encoding endothelin-3-like, with protein MELATFCLLLSGLAAMLDHRVHTASVPDPGAQLQNQPLGPFSSQVHQRAKRCSCENLKDKECVFYCHIGIVWVNTPSQVVPYGVGSLRLKRGAPRCLCEQENDADCQRFCSRRNPEQKGEDASMKRHLSRRHKERYKEESSQI; from the exons ATGGAGCTCGCCACGTTCTGTCTCCTGCTGAGTGGACTGGCTGCTATGCTGGATCACAGAG TTCATACGGCATCAGTCCCGGACCCTGGCGCCCAGCTGCAGAACCAGCCGCTCGGTCCCTTCAGCAGTCAGGTCCACCAGCGGGCCAAGCGCTGCTCCTGCGAGAACCTCAAGGACAAGGAGTGCGTGTTCTACTGCCACATCGGGATCGTGTGGGTCAACACACCCAG TCAGGTGGTCCCGTACGGCGTGGGATCCCTCCGCCTGAAACGAGGCGCGCCCCGCTGTCTGTGCGAGCAGGAGAACGACGCCGACTGCCAGAGGTTCTGCTCGCGGCGAAATCCCGAGCAAAA AGGAGAAGATGCGTCCATGAAGAGGCACCTTTCCAGAAGACATAAAGAACGATACAAGGAGGAATCCAGTCAGATATGA